From Lewinellaceae bacterium:
GCGAGGGTGTAATTCAAAAATCCTGTTCCTGGCTCCGCGCCTGCACGCCATGCTCGATTTGCCATTCGACGCTTTGCAGGAGATACGGTTTTTTACTGAAATCGTAATCGCAATCCTGGGTGCAGCGCAGCATCCGCTTGACTGCCGAAGTGGGCTCCAGCAACAAATCCAGCACCGGCAGGACATCATACAGCTCAGCGGGGATGTCGGGAAGGATGAAGTCCACCTCTCCGGGCTGGCCAACGGCGCCGAAAACCCGCCAGTGGGAATCGGGAATGCCTCTGCCGCCTTCGTAGTTATAAGCCACTTCATAGAATTGCCCGACCTCTTCTTCAGAGACCTTAAAACGAAAAGCCTTGCTCTGGTTTTCGGCAAACAGAGGGTCGAAGAAGAAATCCTCCAACCGGGAGGGCAGGCTTTCGTACCGCCCGTAATAGGAGTAGCCGTCAGCGCCGGCGCTGGCCAGTTCCAGGTTGAAGTGGGTGATCGAGGCCCTTCCGGGAACGTATGCCGAAATGTACTCCTGGTTAAACGGCTTGCGCATGCGCTCGCCGTTGTACACCCAAAGGTACTGGCCGGTGTTGCCATCGTAGGCTTGAATGTTGCCTTCCCAGTCGCCGCCTTTCGGCAGGCTGATCTTTTGTTCGGCCAGATCGGTTTTCAGGTCGGCCAGGCTCAGGTCGTAGCGGCTGTTCTCCTCGGGCATGGTGTAGAAATAGCGGTAGTTCTCTTCTTCATTGACTTTGAAGAGCAGCAGCATGCCGCTGTAAGGCGGCGCCGAGAAAGCCACAAACAGGCGGCCGCCGATGATGCGGTAGACCGGCTGCATGGCCACTTCCCCGGTGACGATCACATCTTCCACCGCCGAAACGCCGTCTACGAACAGCTCTATTTGCTTGAAAACCCTCGTACCTTCTTCTTCCTCTTCCGCCACTTTGCCGATATAGGCGCCGTTGGACAAATTGCAGTAAGTAATATTGTCAAAAGCGAAGAACCCGTTGTCTTCCACCGCCCGGACCAGGGTAAGGGAAAGCTGCTCGCCAATGCGCCGGTTGATGGAAAAAGAGAGGTCTTGTTCCTGTGCCTCCCCCAGCACATGGTAGTAGCGCAGCACGCCGTACTGGTTGCTGACCAGAATGGCGGAAGAGGCCGGGTCGTTGACCAGTTGGGCGGCAATGGACATTTGAATGGGCTGAGCGCCCACAGCCAAAGGCAGAAAGCCAAAAATAAGGATCAGGGAGCGAAACATAGTGCTTATCGGTTGTTGGTTAATGGTTATTGGTTGCCGGGTCAATATACAACAAAGGAAGGAAATGGAGAGTTGGGTTGAATTGTTGGATGGTTATATTGTTGAATTGTCGGCTCTGGCGGTGCTTGGGGGATTGTTGGATGGTTATATGGTTAAATTGTTGGCTTTGGCGGTGCTTGGGGGAATGGTTTGATTGCCCGAGCCAACCATCTAACCATCTCACAGCCCTCACCGAGCCAGCAATTTAACCATAGTATAACTTACCTTACCACTCCTCCCGCAGCAATCCATACCAATATTCATCAAACCATCCACCATCCACTTCATCGTAGTAGCTTTGGCGCAGGTGGCCCTCGCGGGTAAAACCCAGTTTTTCCAGCACGCGGGAAGAAGCGGGGTTGCGCACATCCACCAGAGCCACCACTTTGTGGACCTCCAGGTTGCTGAACAATTCGCCGATCAGGGCGCGCACCGCTTCGGTGGCATAGCCCTGCCCCTGAAAATGGCGGTTGATGGTATAACCGATCTCGGCAATGCGGGGTTCGCCGGACTGCAGTTTCAGCGCGCAGTCGCCAATCAGTTTGCCGTCGCTCCGGCGTTCAATGCCGATTTGCTGGTAGCCGCCTACCTCGCCCAGGGCTTTATGGGCCTGGCTTTTGATAAAGCTGGCGGCCTGCTCCCGCCCCATCGGGCTCATGGATTGGTAGCGGACCACCAGGGGGTCGGAGCGGTAGGCCAGGAAATCTTCCAGGTCATCGGGGCGCAGCCAGCGGAGGAGGAGGCGGGGGCTTGGGATTTGCATTTGGATAAAGTTTTACACCAAATCTCCCTCCTCCCAATCCCTCCTCAACTGCTTCGCCTTTTCCTTTTCCCGTTCCAACTCCTTCAAATCCAAGCCCTCTTCCTGTTCTTGCGCCGGCGCCTCCAGCTTCCCTTGCCGCATCCTTCGCAAGCGGGCCAGTTCTTTGGCCATTTCCTCCTCTTCCCACTTTTCAGAAAGAGCTGAAGAGCCCGGCAAACCGAAGACGGAAAAATAATGGATCAGCAGGCCGATGCCCCAGGGCAGCATGGGAAGGAAGAACCACACTCCCGGCCCGTCGTGGCCCGCTTTGAAAAAGGTGAACACATTCATGGCCATAAAGAAAAAGCCTACCGCTATATAAGAGCTGAGGTGTTTGTAGAATCCTTTCTTCTTCTCGACCCGCTCCTTCGCCTTTTTATAGATGTGCTGCTCGTCCATGATTTCCTTAGCTTGTTAAAAATCGAACACCCAAGGTATTAAAAAGGAGAGAAATTTTCCAGGGTTTGTGTTTGCAGCTCTTATAGTTTGTTGTAAGGGGAGCAGGAGAATGTACTGGCACGCAGAGGCGCGAAGGCGCATAGAGCACTCAACAATATCTGCCTTCGCTTGCAGCTACCCCCTTGGTTCGCCCCAAACCGGGAAAGAGCCAGCCCATGGGCAATGAAACCCTGGAACCATGAGGGCGCTCCGGAAACCCTACCAAATGAGTGATGGAGTGAAGGAATGATGGAGTGATGGATGCATCCCCGAGGGCTGCCAGCCGCCCCTTTAAGCCCGCGTGTCCGGGCAGCTGAGGCCTGGCAGTAATCAGTCCCGGCCTCAGCTGGCTGGACACGCAGCAAACGATTTACCGAATAAAGCGGATGGTGAAGGGATATTCGTAATATTCGCCGTTATTGGCCTTGACGGCAGCTACGATCGAAAGCACCAGGGCCAGGAGCAATACGCCGATCAGCAGGAAGATGCCGATGAGCAGCAGGACAAGAATACCGCTGGCTACCATAGCGATCGTCACCGTAAGCTGAAAGTTGAGCGCCTCCTTGCTGTGGTATTCGACGTATGAAGAGCGGTCCTTGTAAACCAGCCAGATGACGAGCGGGGCTACGACGTTGCCGAATGGGATGATCAGGCCCGCCAGAAAACCCAAGTGAGCAAAGGTGGACCACATTAATTCGTCCTTATCGGGAATGAGGCCTTCGCGGGTTTCGTGAGAATCAAGAGGTTCTTGCATGATGGTAGATTGATTTTGCTTTTAATGGTTGCCGCTTCTGGTTCTGTTAACGGCAACGCTGTGCAAGTTGTTCCTCACGGGCCTAAAAATCCAGATTTTCAGACGAATGCCGGATGGGCCTCGGCCGGGCTGGAAAAGAAAAGGAGTATTTAAGGCAGCGTGTATAGCGCCAGGGTTGATAGTGAAAGGCGCTAATGGCTTCGATCCTGTTCGCGAAGGTGCAAGTAAGAATGTAATGCAAATAATGCCTCCTGGTTCCCCAGGTCATCGATTTTGAACACCTCCCTGCCTTGGATCAGCAAGCCTTTTGTGTTTCCGGAGCACTTGTCCTTGCCATGCTTGAGGTCGATGTTGATCAGTTTTCCAGCGTAATCGGCAGTTATTTCCCGTACTACAACATGCCCGACTATGACCTTCTCGGCCTGGAAA
This genomic window contains:
- a CDS encoding 2TM domain-containing protein, with product MDEQHIYKKAKERVEKKKGFYKHLSSYIAVGFFFMAMNVFTFFKAGHDGPGVWFFLPMLPWGIGLLIHYFSVFGLPGSSALSEKWEEEEMAKELARLRRMRQGKLEAPAQEQEEGLDLKELEREKEKAKQLRRDWEEGDLV
- a CDS encoding GNAT family N-acetyltransferase, which produces MQIPSPRLLLRWLRPDDLEDFLAYRSDPLVVRYQSMSPMGREQAASFIKSQAHKALGEVGGYQQIGIERRSDGKLIGDCALKLQSGEPRIAEIGYTINRHFQGQGYATEAVRALIGELFSNLEVHKVVALVDVRNPASSRVLEKLGFTREGHLRQSYYDEVDGGWFDEYWYGLLREEW
- a CDS encoding DUF4870 domain-containing protein → MWSTFAHLGFLAGLIIPFGNVVAPLVIWLVYKDRSSYVEYHSKEALNFQLTVTIAMVASGILVLLLIGIFLLIGVLLLALVLSIVAAVKANNGEYYEYPFTIRFIR